A segment of the Candidatus Methylacidithermus pantelleriae genome:
CAAAAAGGAAGCTTGCCCGCTACCCGGAGAACGCTCCGGAAAGTACCAGCTTGGAAAAGCTGGCCAACCCGGAGCTTAAGGTCAAGGAGTGATCGCACCCCATGGGAAGCAAAAACCCAAGGCAGCGCTGGGATGTGATCGTTATCGGAGGCGGGATCGCGGGAATTTCCCTAGCGTATTTTCTTAGCCGCGAAAACAAACGCGTACTTGTGCTCGAACGGGAATCCCGTATTGGCCGCCACGCCACAGGCCGATCGGCTCTTTTCTACCGGGCAAGCCACGGGCCAAAAGAAGTTCAGGCGCTGGCGGTGCTCAGCCGCTCCTTTTTCCTTTCCCCACCTCATGAATTTGGCTCCGGACCCTTGCTTACCCCACGGGGGGCTCTCTTTGTGGCTCAGCACGGGGAGGAATTTTGGTTAGAAAAGCTCGCACAGTCCCTACTTCCCCAATGCGGCCCTATCCAATGGCTGAACGCAGAGGAGGCCAAAAGACTCGTTCCCTTGTTACGACCGGACTATGGAAACACCTTTTTGTACGAACCGGATGCGTGCGATATCTCTTTATCAAAGCTCGTTGGAGGAATGGTCCAACGGATCGGTGCTTGCGGCGGTGCCCTCCGGTACGGAGTCACTCTTACCTCCATCGGGATCCAGGATAACCAGTGGACGGTAGAAACCCCGGAGGGCGTGTACCAGGCTCCTATCCTCTGCAACGCAGCGGGGGCTTGGGCAGATGAACTCGCGATTCAGGCGGGAGTTTCTCCCTTGGGAATCCGCCCCCTACGACGGACCGTTTGTCGATTGTTCTTGGAAGAACCGGAAGTTGCCCGCTGGCCAGCCATTTTCGATGCCAGGGAAAGGTTTTACTGCAAGCCCGCACACGGTGGGCTTTTGGTTTCCCCTGCGGACGCAGAGCCAGCAGAACCGGGTGATCCGCAAGCTCGCCCGGAAGATGCCGAAGTTGGCCTCCAGCGGCTCCAAGCGGCGGTCGCTCTCCCCTCAAGCCGGTATAGAGACTTGTGGGCCGGCCTTCGATCCTTTGTCGCGGACGGCCTTCCGGTAATCGGCATGGATCCAAAAGTGCCAGGGTTTTTCTGGCACGCAGCCCTTGGAGGATACGGAATTGAAACTTCTCCTGCTCTTGGAAGGTTCGGGGCAAGCCTTTGCCTGGGAGCTCCCCTCGGGGAGGAGTTTCAAGAACTAGCGCTTTTCCCCCATACGTTTTCTCCGGCAAGGCCCTCGCTCAAGCAAACGCAATGACGATTCTTTGGGATGTGAGTTTTGGGAACGCGTCTCCCGCCGCAAACCAAACTCCTGCCAGTAAGCACGTTTTTTTCTCTCTTCCCCAATCCAGGGTTGTGCCAATAGCGAAAGAGTAGAGCGACACATGAGTTTCTCTCCATGGCAGCATCTTCGCATCAAGTTCCCTAGGTGGACCAAGCGGCACGGTGTTGGCTACAAGACCGGTCACCCGATGTGGAGGAAGGGACGGTCTACCTCTTCCCACAGAATAGGCGCCTACCGCAACGGCTGATCGTCCATGCGCCGATGAACCAGCGGATTTGGGACAGCCAATTGCCTTAGCTTCTCGGGGGTTTTCCACTCCACCAAACCCTTGCGGATCCTCAAAGCAAGGCCGTCAACAACGTCGGCTCCGGGACAGAAACGGCCATCGTAGAGAGGTTGTTAGCGAGGTCCCTCATCCGAAGATGAGACGGCCTTTTCGTCCGAGGACACGCAACCGGCTGATGCGCTTCAGTCTTGAGTACCAGGAAGCAGCATTGGCCACGGAGAATCAATCGATCCTCGTGGTGCATCCCAATTTGAGATGAGGGGCGACATCGTGCGCGACCTGCACGAAAAGATCGTTTTTTCTATGTCTCAGGCTTTACCAGAAAAAATCCGCGCAAGAACCGTGCCCAAAAAAGGCGGTCGCAGCGATCGCATGAGGAAGCTCCCTCTTTCCACTTACCAGGTGTGGCTGCGCATGACGATCCAAGAGGGTTCGTTCTTTAGCCCCTATGCGACCGCCCTACGGACGGGGAAGCGGAGTTTTCCGTGCCAGATGCAGGCTTGTGCTTCGATCAAACCAGAACAATCGGTCCTTCCTGCCGCCGTTTGCCTCTGCCGCCCAAAAGTTCCCTAGCCTTTCGCGTCCTCACTCCAAACAAAGATGGGCTTCCATCGGCGAAAGGCGGAGGTGGGCCCGAACCTATCGAGGAAGCTAAGGAATGGGATCCAGAGAGTGGGAAAGGTGAAGGTGGTCGAAGAGCGCAAGCAAAGGAAGGGGAAACCGCAGGTTTTGCAGGAAAAAAAGCGGCCGCTAGGTATCGTCCCGAGGAAACTCAACGGGTTTTTGGCTAAAGAGGACTTTCCGAGCGGGTGCGTCTCTCTCTTTCCGTTTCCGCCGCTTCTTTTCGTAAACATTTTTGTGTGGAAGAAAACGGATACGCCAACCATGCGGGACGGAAGCGGACTGGCAGCCGGAGCGCGGCCACCAAGCCACTTCGATCTACTCGGCTCGAAGGACAAAACGGCGGGCCACTCGTCCTGCCCGGCCAGCGCTATCCCCAGACGGGAGCCTATCAGCGCGCGGTTGCGGCTGCCGGACGGATTGGTCAACCCCAGCCACGAGTTCCTTTTTTAGGCACGCGCTTGCGCCTAGAACCGGGAAGCGATCCTCCAGGCCCTTTCTGCGAGCCGCACGCTCACCCGAAGAACCAAGAGCGGCAAACTCGTCCGAGAGCGGGAGAAATCCGCAGTAAAGGTAGCGCTTTGTGCGGGACGGGAAGGTGTAGCGGGCGTTTGCGAGCGGTCGCGGCGCAAGCCGTTTCCCTGGTGACACGCCACCCTGCCCGATGCGTGGGGAGCGACATGAACGAACATCGCTTCGCCTTGGCCGAAAGGGACCGTTTGCTAATCTCGTCGAATTCCGACAGACCCGATGAAATTTCTCTGGCAAGAGGAGGGAGCAAGCCAAAGCGATCCTTAGTTTGGGGGCTGCAAGGAGATTGCCCGGCCCTTTTCCGAATCGGGCAAGGCGCTTGGGATCAGACGCTGGGATCTTCGCAAGAAGAAGCTTGAGCTTGAGTTAGTGGATCCCGTTAGCGGTTACCTGCTTTTCTTCCTTCGCCTAGCGGCAAGGCGATCGCGGTTGCTCAAGTGGGCTTTTCCCACCGGAGTCGTGTGATCGAAGGTGGACCCCGGGTACACCTCTGTGGTGGGCGTGGTCAATTCCTGGCGCGCCGTGATGCACCAAGTTCTTAACCAGGGCCCGGCCTCGTGCCCTGGGTCGGAGAAGATTTTTACGTCTTTCCGAACGCCCATTTGCGCTAGAGCTAGTCTTCCCTACTCGCAATGGGGGTCGGTCATATGAGCTTCGCCCTACCCGCAAGCCATCGGACGAAGCATGTCCTAGCCGGTTTTTCTATGGCGGGCTTCGGAAAAGAGCTAAAGCGGCACGTGCACCGCACGATTGGCTGGTGAAAAAATCGACCGCTTCCCCCCACCACCTCTGTCCCCGAAAGCGCAAGACTCGGCCACTACCCGGGTTTTGTCGGTCAAACTCGGGCACGCGAAAGCGTCGGCAGCACTGTTCGGCCGGCGTCCTGGACGATTTTCTTTGGGCAGAAGAGGGGTTTTTGATGGTTCTCGGAACGGTCCGGAGCCAGGAGCCAACTCCAAGGATTTTTGTCCTGATCGCAGCTCTTTTTCTCCTTCCAAAGGCCTGTGGTCCGGTTAGCGCTCACCCGAAAACGCCCACATCCCACAAACCGCTACGCTTGGAAATCTCTCCCACCGTCCAAAGACCTTTCCCTAAACTCCACGGTAACCAACTACCAGTAGCGCGAGAAGGGCCGGGAGATAAACAATCGAACCTAGAAAGAGGGAACGGGCATGGGTCCGGCTTGGCTCCTGCAAAAACCGAAACGCAAGCCCCACAAAAAACCCTCCTAGAACGACCGCCCCCGGACCATAGAGGCCCCCTACTGTTCCCATCCACCACGGAACAAGGGAGACGGCCCACAGGAGCACCGAAAACACCAAGCATGCCCACCCGCACGACACCCCGGACCGGTCCGAGTCAAAGAAGGTTCGAATGCCAGCTTCCCCGTACTCCTGCCGGTACAACCAGGCAATGGCCCAAAAATGGGGTAATTGCCATAAAAAAAGGATACCGAAAAGAACCCACCCCATAGCCCAATCCCTTTGATCCCCTGCCACATAGCCGATGAGCGGCGGTAAAGCTCCCGAAACGGCGCCAATGAGCGTGTGCCACGGGCTTTTTCGTTTGAGGGGTGTGTAAAGAACGACGTAAAGAAAAAGAGTGAGCGCAGCCACCCAGCTGGGTCCCATTCCCACGGTTTTCGCAAGATAGAAAAGGCCGGCCAATCCCTCAAAGACAGCAATCAAGCAGGCTTGTCGAGGGGCAAACCGACCCGCGGCAATTGGCCGGTCACACGTCCGCGACATCCGTCGGTCGACGTCTCGCTCAAGAAGCTGGTTCAATCCCGCAGCAGCAGCCGCAACCAGGGCCGTTCCTACTAAAAGGTGCCAGGCTTTGCCTCCTTCCGAAGGCCGGGAACTACCGACGTAAAACCCCACAAGTGTGGTCACAAGGACCATCGCCATTAACCGGGCCTTGGCCAATTCTGCCACATCCCGGCACCACTCCCGAGCGCCCACCAAAAGCTCTCCCAGCCGGGAACCTCCCATGTCCTTCGTAAAAAGTCTTTTCATCCCTGCGTTACCTTTGAGCCCAGGCCCCTACCGGACACCCTATCGTGGAACCAGTAGCTCCGGGCTCTTCTCGTTTGGCCT
Coding sequences within it:
- a CDS encoding NAD(P)/FAD-dependent oxidoreductase; translation: MGSKNPRQRWDVIVIGGGIAGISLAYFLSRENKRVLVLERESRIGRHATGRSALFYRASHGPKEVQALAVLSRSFFLSPPHEFGSGPLLTPRGALFVAQHGEEFWLEKLAQSLLPQCGPIQWLNAEEAKRLVPLLRPDYGNTFLYEPDACDISLSKLVGGMVQRIGACGGALRYGVTLTSIGIQDNQWTVETPEGVYQAPILCNAAGAWADELAIQAGVSPLGIRPLRRTVCRLFLEEPEVARWPAIFDARERFYCKPAHGGLLVSPADAEPAEPGDPQARPEDAEVGLQRLQAAVALPSSRYRDLWAGLRSFVADGLPVIGMDPKVPGFFWHAALGGYGIETSPALGRFGASLCLGAPLGEEFQELALFPHTFSPARPSLKQTQ
- the cyoE gene encoding heme o synthase, with the translated sequence MKRLFTKDMGGSRLGELLVGAREWCRDVAELAKARLMAMVLVTTLVGFYVGSSRPSEGGKAWHLLVGTALVAAAAAGLNQLLERDVDRRMSRTCDRPIAAGRFAPRQACLIAVFEGLAGLFYLAKTVGMGPSWVAALTLFLYVVLYTPLKRKSPWHTLIGAVSGALPPLIGYVAGDQRDWAMGWVLFGILFLWQLPHFWAIAWLYRQEYGEAGIRTFFDSDRSGVSCGWACLVFSVLLWAVSLVPWWMGTVGGLYGPGAVVLGGFFVGLAFRFLQEPSRTHARSLFLGSIVYLPALLALLVVGYRGV